The following proteins come from a genomic window of Hymenobacter canadensis:
- the msrA gene encoding peptide-methionine (S)-S-oxide reductase MsrA, which translates to MLSFLKKNPYLLSMLLLTMACSQQRPADAQALSRSTAGGLPTATQAKGLAVATFAGGCFWCTEEVFEELKGVQYVVSGYAGGKEANPTYEQVGSGRTDHAESFQVYYTPGQISYQQLLDVFFLAGHDPTTLNRQGPDAGAQYRSVAFYRTPQEKQLIEATIKRVNASKHYPNPIVTQVKAFTKFWPAEDYHQGYFRLHGDNPYVQSVSVPKVQKFRKAFPQLLKNPL; encoded by the coding sequence ATGCTGTCCTTTCTGAAAAAGAACCCCTACCTGCTGAGCATGCTACTGCTCACGATGGCCTGCTCCCAGCAGCGCCCCGCCGACGCCCAGGCCCTGAGCCGCTCCACCGCTGGCGGCCTGCCCACCGCTACCCAAGCCAAAGGCTTGGCCGTAGCCACGTTTGCAGGCGGCTGCTTCTGGTGCACCGAAGAAGTATTTGAGGAGCTGAAAGGCGTGCAGTACGTGGTATCGGGCTACGCCGGCGGCAAAGAGGCCAACCCCACCTATGAGCAGGTGGGCAGTGGCCGCACCGACCACGCCGAGAGCTTCCAAGTGTACTACACCCCCGGCCAGATCAGCTACCAGCAGCTGCTGGACGTGTTTTTCCTGGCCGGCCACGACCCCACGACGCTCAACCGCCAGGGCCCCGATGCCGGCGCGCAGTACCGCTCGGTGGCCTTCTACCGCACGCCCCAGGAAAAGCAGCTCATTGAGGCTACCATCAAGCGGGTGAATGCCTCGAAGCACTACCCCAACCCCATCGTGACCCAGGTGAAGGCCTTTACCAAATTCTGGCCCGCTGAAGACTACCACCAGGGCTACTTCCGCCTCCACGGCGACAACCCCTACGTGCAGTCGGTGTCGGTGCCGAAGGTGCAGAAGTTCCGCAAGGCCTTTCCGCAGCTGCTGAAAAACCCGCTGTAG
- a CDS encoding PAS domain-containing protein encodes MLWSDTTETAAARTLMRDLQPVPMLDALPHLAWLSTPDGTVIHCNRRWHSYTGAPPDALADGGFVEYLHPDDRAEAADAQLRHLPNGKTMELHLRWRGQDGRYRWYLDRVVPLYGPDTKLLGWLGTSTDIDEQKRAEIQERRGRELFELMARATNDLMWDWDMTSGRMWYSEAFWQLVGYPPRPDTETVAFWLSLIHPDDLERVQNGVQDDLTTSAKLLESEFRLRRSDGHYLTIQDRACVIHDAAGLPVRMVGAMRDATEEAALRGQ; translated from the coding sequence ATGCTCTGGTCTGACACCACCGAAACTGCCGCCGCCCGCACCCTGATGCGGGATCTGCAGCCAGTGCCCATGCTGGATGCGCTGCCGCATCTGGCCTGGCTCTCCACCCCCGATGGCACCGTTATCCATTGCAACCGGCGCTGGCACAGCTACACCGGCGCCCCCCCCGATGCCCTGGCCGATGGCGGCTTTGTGGAGTATCTGCACCCCGACGACCGCGCCGAAGCCGCCGATGCCCAGCTACGCCACCTGCCCAACGGCAAAACCATGGAGCTGCACCTGCGCTGGCGCGGCCAAGACGGCCGCTACCGCTGGTACCTCGACCGGGTGGTGCCGCTGTATGGGCCCGACACCAAGCTGCTGGGCTGGCTGGGTACTTCCACCGACATCGACGAGCAGAAGCGGGCCGAAATCCAGGAGCGCCGCGGCCGGGAGCTGTTCGAGCTGATGGCCCGCGCCACCAACGACCTGATGTGGGACTGGGACATGACCTCGGGCCGGATGTGGTACAGCGAGGCTTTCTGGCAGCTGGTGGGCTATCCGCCCCGCCCCGACACCGAAACGGTGGCCTTCTGGCTGAGCCTGATCCATCCCGACGACTTGGAGCGGGTGCAGAACGGCGTGCAGGACGACCTGACCACCAGCGCCAAGCTGCTGGAATCGGAGTTTCGCCTGCGCCGCTCCGACGGCCACTACCTCACCATCCAGGACCGCGCCTGCGTGATTCACGACGCAGCCGGCCTGCCGGTGCGCATGGTGGGCGCCATGCGCGACGCGACGGAAGAAGCGGCCCTGCGCGGGCAGTAG